In Paraburkholderia flagellata, a genomic segment contains:
- a CDS encoding DUF4406 domain-containing protein, with the protein MKPQLVLIAGPYRGGTDGDPARIMENLHRLELAALAVYERGHMPMVGEWVALPLARAAGSERIGDDISERFLYPSARRLIQQCDAVLRIPGESKGADGDVELAHKLGLPVYYGLDDLPEVTIRASVAG; encoded by the coding sequence GTGAAGCCGCAACTGGTCCTGATCGCCGGCCCGTATCGAGGCGGCACCGATGGAGATCCCGCGCGTATCATGGAGAATCTGCATAGGTTGGAGCTTGCTGCACTCGCGGTGTATGAGCGCGGCCACATGCCGATGGTCGGCGAATGGGTCGCCCTCCCGCTCGCACGCGCGGCCGGTTCCGAGCGCATCGGCGACGATATCAGCGAGCGCTTTCTATACCCGTCGGCGCGTAGGCTGATTCAGCAGTGCGATGCTGTATTGCGCATTCCAGGCGAATCGAAGGGAGCTGATGGGGACGTCGAATTGGCGCACAAGCTCGGGTTGCCGGTTTATTACGGGCTTGACGACTTGCCCGAAGTGACTATCAGGGCGTCTGTCGCTGGTTAG